From a region of the Triticum aestivum cultivar Chinese Spring chromosome 7D, IWGSC CS RefSeq v2.1, whole genome shotgun sequence genome:
- the LOC123166177 gene encoding F-box protein At5g07610: MADGSRDISRRLNPADKLTEDLLIEILSRVPYKSLCRFKCVSKQWRGIISHPDHRKALPQFHLHDLAGFLYSSRDRSVGHFSLLRNFAHVSAGGRPRIRPSLPFLPDCELFNLLDSCNGLLLCRRFETFGSGAFDYVVCNPATEKWVALPGFFSKMQTARLGFDSAVSSHFHVFQFMEDGAADANADTEDDDDDDSDGHVKGVEIYSSKTGVWSHKDNGWGFARIVSDSKSAFVNGFLHLLAVESAVLAVDVEGTTWRVIPMPDDEDALIIDVDYGFIDLSRGRLYLANSDQHDPYKLSIWVLEDYTSEVWVLEHGVKYLNLFGVKNVQLGHEYHIVALHPQQNTIFLVYGHDKVLMSYEMDSGKVQFIHDLGHDSLEPYLPYVPLYSEALADWH; this comes from the coding sequence ATGGCGGACGGCTCCAGGGACATCAGCAGGCGGCTTAATCCAGCGGACAAGCTCACGGAAGACCTCCTCATCGAGATCCTGTCGCGCGTGCCGTACAAGTCGCTGTGCCGGTTCAAGTGCGTCTCCAAGCAGTGGCGCGGCATCATCTCCCACCCCGACCACCGCAAGGCGCTGCCGCAGTTCCATCTCCATGACCTCGCCGGATTCCTTTACTCGAGCCGCGACCGCAGCGTTGGCCATTTTTCATTACTTCGCAATTTCGCCCATGTCTCGGCGGGAGGCCGCCCTCGTATCCGCCCTTCACTCCCCTTCCTGCCTGACTGCGAGCTATTCAACCTTCTGGACAGCTGCAACGGCCTACTCCTCTGCCGCCGCTTCGAGACCTTTGGTTCGGGGGCATTTGATTACGTGGTGTGCAATCCTGCCACGGAGAAATGGGTCGCCTTGCCCGGCTTCTTCAGCAAGATGCAGACAGCTCGCTTGGGGTTCGACTCGGCCGTCTCCTCGCACTTCCATGTGTTCCAGTTCATGGAGGACGGGGCTGCAGATGCAAATGCAGATacagaggacgacgacgacgatgatagtGATGGCCACGTCAAAGGGGTTGAGATCTACTCATCCAAAACCGGGGTCTGGAGTCACAAGGACAACGGTTGGGGCTTTGCTAGGATAGTGAGCGATTCTAAAAGTGCCTTTGTCAATGGTTTTCTGCATTTGCTCGCTGTCGAGTCTGCGGTGCTGGCAGTGGATGTGGAGGGAACTACTTGGAGGGTTATTCCTATGCCAGACGATGAGGATGCTCTCATAATAGATGTTGATTACGGGTTCATTGATTTGTCTCGAGGGCGTTTGTATTTGGCAAATAGTGATCAGCATGATCCTTATAAACTGTCGATCTGGGTTCTCGAGGACTACACCAGTGAAGTGTGGGTCTTGGAGCACGGTGTCAAGTATTTGAATCTATTTGGAGTGAAGAATGTCCAGCTGGGACACGAGTACCATATTGTCGCCCTCCACCCACAACAAAAcacgattttcttggtttatggtcATGACAAAGTACTGATGTCTTATGAAATGGATAGTGGGAAAGTGCAGTTCATCCACGATCTTGGACATGATTCCCTGGAGCCTTATCTTCCTTATGTTCCCTTGTACTCAGAGGCATTGGCAGATTGGCACTGA